A window from Lepus europaeus isolate LE1 chromosome 20, mLepTim1.pri, whole genome shotgun sequence encodes these proteins:
- the LOC133749933 gene encoding olfactory receptor 7A17-like, producing MEPGNETQLSKFLLLGFSEDPELQPLIFGLFLSMYLVTVAGNLLIILAILSDPHLHTPMYFFLSNLSLVDVCFTSTTVPKMLVNIQTQSKAISYAGCITQMYFLLLFSGLDIFLLTVMAYDRFVAICHPLHYTVIMSPRLCALLLLVCWIISVLNSLSHCFLALKLSFCAAPDIPHFFCELNQVVHSACSDTFLNDMVIYLTAMLLAAGPLAGILYSYSKIVSSIRAISSAQGKYKAFSTCASHLSVVSLFYCTLLGVYLSSAVTQNPHSTATASLMYTVVTPMLNPFIYSLRNKDIKRALKTFFMRETRNLSVDPSQ from the coding sequence ATGGAACCTGGCAATGAAACACAACTTTCAAAGTTTCTTCTCCTGGGATTCTCAGAGGACCCAGAGCTGCAGCCCCTCATATTCgggctcttcctctccatgtacctggtcactgtggctgggaacctgctcatcatcctggccatcctctcagacccccacctccacacgcccatgtacttcttcctctccaacctgTCCTTGGTGGACGTCTGCTTCACCTCCACCACCGTCCCCAAGATGCTGGTGAACATCCAGACGCAGAGCAAAGCCATCAGCTATGCAGGCTGCATCACCCAGATGTACTTTTTACTGCTGTTTTCAGGGTTGGACATATTTTTGCTGACGGTGATGGCCTATGACAGGTTCGTGGCCATCTGTCACCCCCTGCACTACACGGTCATCATGAGCCCCCGGCTCTGTGCCCTGCTGCTTCTGGTGTGCTGGATCATCAGTGTCCTGAATTCCTTGTCACACTGCTTCCTGGCACTGAAACTGTCTTTCTGTGCAGCTCCGGACATTCCCCACTTTTTCTGTGAACTGAACCAGGTGGTCCACAGTGCCTGCTCTGACACCTTTCTGAATGACATGGTCATCTATTTAACTGCTATGCTGCTGGCTGCTGGTCCTCTGGCTGGGATCCTGTACTCCTATTCTAAGATCGTCTCCTCCATCCGTGCCATCTCCTCAGCTCAGGGGAAGTATAAAGcattctccacctgtgcctctcacctctcTGTTGTCTCCTTATTTTATTGCACACTCCTGGGTGTGTACCTTAGTTCTGCTGTTACTCAAAACCCACACTCAACTGCAACAGCCTCACTGATGTACACCGTGGTcacccccatgctgaaccccttcATCTACAGTCTGAGGAATAAAGATATTAAGAGGGCCTTGAAGACATTCTTTATGAGAGAAACCAGAAATTTATCAGTTGACCCATCTCAGTAG